AACGTGGTTTCGCCAATGGCGTGATTGGACTCGGTTTCGGCGACCGGATAAAACATCGATAGCCGATATTGCGACTTGGGGATGAAGGGATAGATGTAGCCGCCGCATAAGGCATCGTTGCCGGTTGTTTTCCAGGCCAGCCCACGCCGATGCAGGGAGGCCGTGGCGCGTGTAGCCAACAAGCTGGTGATGCGCGGGTCGGTGCCGTAACTGGTCGGCGAGATGCCGGATAAGGGATACATGTGTCCCCAAGCGCCGGCACACCAGAACAAGGCATCCAAGGGACTGCCGATTGCTGCCGCAGCAGCATCGGCGACACAGGCTGAAATGGCCACAGGATTGGCAAACAACGCCGTTTCCGGACTGGTAAAAAACGCCAACAAATCGTTGTTCCAGGTCGGATCGAGCTCCGATACATACAGCAAATCGAAATCCCGGTAGCCGTCGCTGTTGCAATGGCCATCCCAGAACAGATCCAGCAGAATGGTCAACGGAAAGGCGAAATAGTGGTAATTGAAAAACGCCATCTCGCTGGCATCGAAGTCGGCCTTGCCGGTGGTGGCGATCAGACGCACATTCGAGGCACTGAACTTATGACCGCCCAGCGCCGGTGAACACCAGGGATTGCGGACAACCTCAATTAGGCGCGCCGGATTCCAAAGCCCCATGGTCATGCCCAGTTCCGGAATGCCCATCGGATCGGTGCAGAAGCAAAATTTCTCATCCGTGGCGATACTGGGTACATTGCCACCGCCCAACGATGCACCGGCGGCGCGAATCGGGAACAGACAACTCCAGCAAATATCGGAGATCAGCTTGCCGGACCACAGTTCGGCGTCCGAGCACAACGGATCGACACTATTGGTGGTGGTTTCGGCATACAACGGAGTTGTCAGGGTTATCAAACCGCCCAACACCCAAAGGAAAACGAACCGCTTCATGATCGTTCTCCGGTTGCGGCCGGCAGTTTTCGTTCATGAACCAGCAAACGATTACCGGATTGTTCAACGACAGCGGGCACATGCTGTAATTGAAAACGGCTGCGCACATCCGGTGTCAATAAATACACCGGTGCCTGCAACGTCGTTTCCAAACGCTTTAAACTCTCCCAACCTTTATGACGAGACAGCGACGTGGCCAGATACATCACGCGAGATTGTTTGTCCTGGCAGGACTGATGCTGAATCAGCTCAACTTGAGCTGGCACCGTGGCATCGAATACCATCAGGCATAAGCCAAACGGCATCTTGTCCAAGGGATTGACGGTTTGTCCGGCATGGATAATCAGCTGACCGTTGGGTGCAACTAGATCGCGTGGGGCGGTGATGGTCAGATCCACAATCCGATCACGATCGGCCTGAGCGGTGGGTAAGTCTTCAAATTTTTGCTGTTCCCAGAATCGAGCGATGGCCTGTTGCTGCTTTTGCTTCCAGTCAATGGCGGCCATCCGGCGTTTGATCTCTTCAAGCAAGTCGATTTCGGCAATCTCGCCGACATCGCCCAAGGTTCCTAATTCACCCTGTTTGCCGGCTTTGATCTGCTCGTCCAGCCAGGACAAACTACTGACACCCCGGACGTGTAAAAGGGATTTGTCTTCCTGTTCGACGACGATGTCCGGCACCGACGCAACCGACCAGCGTTGAAAACGGGTGGGATCGATAACGATGTTCGGTAATGGCTCGATGCCTTTCAGCAATCGCTTGAGGTCTGCCATCAAGGCCGGTAGTTTTTGGCCGGGCTTTGGGCCGCGAAACACTAGCAACACATCGTCCCGATCTGCGGCCTCTTCAAAGATGCCTTTCAGTGCAGGTTCACCCAGCGAGAAGGAGACAAACAACAGTGTGAGTGGTTTGTTCGAAGGCGTTGTTGGTAGGCCGCTTGCCAATTTTGTGGATCTTGTCGATAGCGCATCTGCGCGAATCGCTTGTGAGGCCTCAAATACTTGTTGCGCTTGGCGCTTCACGTCTAACTGTTCGGATTGACCGTTCAACCAGTCGGGTCGAGGCTGGCCTTCCAGGGCTTGCAAGATGGCCTGCGAGCGTGTTAACCAAGCCTCCTCTGCGAAAGCTGGAAAAAATGGAACCCCTAAGATCAGGCAGAATACCGACCGGATTTGCCGAGCCAGAGTTTGATCAAAACAACGCATAGGCCCGTCCAATCACTTGATGGTCGTAGACATAGCCCCAGTAACGGGAATCGAAGCTTTTGTCGGTTTGCCCGGTCACCCAATAGGCGGCCGGTGGAATCGTTTCATGGCGTTTGAAAGAGGAGGGGGCTTTGTTCAGTTTCTCCGACAATGGCAAACCGTCGATGACCTGTTCGTTGTTAATCATGGTGTGCTTTGGGTCGACATGGACGGTATCGCCCGTGACGCCGGCGGCAATTTTGACGATGATCTGGCCGTCCTTGAAAAAAGGCGCCATGCGCTCGGCGCGAAACGCAATCAAATCGCCGCGCCAGATGTCTTTGTTGTGAGTGTCGATCAGGTACACCCATTTGTCCGGCAGGCAGCGATCGACCTGATCGTCGCCGCCGATCAGAAAGCGTTGACCGATATAGCGTTCAACGGCCAATACCAGCAACAAGATCGGTAAAGCTTTCCCGATGAACCGCAGTAACGCCGCTCGGGTTTTATAGGGTCTCTGCTTGGTATTGGTTGTCGTGGCGATAGCGACATTTGAATGATTGGATTGCATAGACTCACCGGGTTTGATGCTGAACATAGACATCCGCCGGGGCGGCTACTACCGCGGTCGAGTCAATGACCAGATAACCTGCGTCACTGAGCTTTTTGGCCTGCCCCTGCCAGTCATCGACGATCTTGGCCATTTGCTCCTGGCTGGCGTTGGGCGGTATCGATTGAATCAGCTTGCCCCGATCGAGCACGAACACCGGCGTGACCAGATTCAGGCGCGCCAACGGCTGTTGCAATTGCTGTTGTGCAGCTAGCCAGCCGCCGATACTGCCCAGAAACAGCGAAATCAACACGGTACTAAGCCATTGCGATTTAGGATCCATACGCACTCTCCCTGGATTTGCTGCTGCGATTGTCGATGAGTTGTTGAATGGCATCGCCCAGACTCAAACCTTGCCGGCGCAGCTGCTTCAAGGCATTGACGTCTTCGGGTTTGGTGGAAAACAGAATGCGTTTGTAAGGATCGACGATCAGCCGGCCGATGCCGGAACCCATCTCGGTGATGAAGAAAATCTCGGAATAAGCACCGGGCAAGGTATGCACGGTTTTCAGCAGTTCATAGCCGCCATCCGATAACGGCAAGCGTCGGTCC
Above is a window of Methylomonas koyamae DNA encoding:
- a CDS encoding TraU family protein; the protein is MKRFVFLWVLGGLITLTTPLYAETTTNSVDPLCSDAELWSGKLISDICWSCLFPIRAAGASLGGGNVPSIATDEKFCFCTDPMGIPELGMTMGLWNPARLIEVVRNPWCSPALGGHKFSASNVRLIATTGKADFDASEMAFFNYHYFAFPLTILLDLFWDGHCNSDGYRDFDLLYVSELDPTWNNDLLAFFTSPETALFANPVAISACVADAAAAAIGSPLDALFWCAGAWGHMYPLSGISPTSYGTDPRITSLLATRATASLHRRGLAWKTTGNDALCGGYIYPFIPKSQYRLSMFYPVAETESNHAIGETTFKWGAGRTYPGPGEDHLYLLWRWQDCCVGL
- a CDS encoding TrbC family F-type conjugative pilus assembly protein, yielding MRCFDQTLARQIRSVFCLILGVPFFPAFAEEAWLTRSQAILQALEGQPRPDWLNGQSEQLDVKRQAQQVFEASQAIRADALSTRSTKLASGLPTTPSNKPLTLLFVSFSLGEPALKGIFEEAADRDDVLLVFRGPKPGQKLPALMADLKRLLKGIEPLPNIVIDPTRFQRWSVASVPDIVVEQEDKSLLHVRGVSSLSWLDEQIKAGKQGELGTLGDVGEIAEIDLLEEIKRRMAAIDWKQKQQQAIARFWEQQKFEDLPTAQADRDRIVDLTITAPRDLVAPNGQLIIHAGQTVNPLDKMPFGLCLMVFDATVPAQVELIQHQSCQDKQSRVMYLATSLSRHKGWESLKRLETTLQAPVYLLTPDVRSRFQLQHVPAVVEQSGNRLLVHERKLPAATGERS
- the lepB gene encoding signal peptidase I, with the translated sequence MQSNHSNVAIATTTNTKQRPYKTRAALLRFIGKALPILLLVLAVERYIGQRFLIGGDDQVDRCLPDKWVYLIDTHNKDIWRGDLIAFRAERMAPFFKDGQIIVKIAAGVTGDTVHVDPKHTMINNEQVIDGLPLSEKLNKAPSSFKRHETIPPAAYWVTGQTDKSFDSRYWGYVYDHQVIGRAYALF